The following are from one region of the Pocillopora verrucosa isolate sample1 chromosome 3, ASM3666991v2, whole genome shotgun sequence genome:
- the LOC136279442 gene encoding uncharacterized protein, which yields MTENSVVVAVGEFLRKFEAIRCTPCDFTCILHYHNGQVFFYITRLFLCCNDHVDLFDVTNLTSTPSHSTSSSSERFCLKYLSFLYNYTGVNEQTMKCLVTIFRDCKNLKHILFPSVTKHTCKLLQYVPNTRTCRVHLGSFLLVPIGWPSLTSADVTKLAGLLPQFNNLVSLYLILNGCCAEAVNKLVSSIRHKTVEKLGLRGIKLTPVTAAALGRSISEMSSLRELSISGPKRGFLETNEIEASPTGFDRTSLVSQLFTFNTGGCRFLPSLRDLELSRLNLNERGLRELLDNWKFFSELRYLSLYDNPLGDKDTVHSMVKKALPRVHVFY from the coding sequence ATGACTGAGAATTCAGTGGTTGTCGCAGTtggggaatttttaagaaagtttgaagCTATCAGATGTACTCCGTGTGATTTCACGTGCATTCTTCATTACCATAACGGCCAGGTGTTTTTTTACATTACTCGTTTATTCCTGTGTTGTAATGACCATGTTGACTTATTTGATGTCACCAACTTGACTTCCACTCCATCCCACTCCACAAGTTCGTCATCAGAGAGATTCTGTTTGAAATATCTAAGCTTTCTTTACAATTATACAGGTGTCAACGAGCAAACGATGAAATGTCTTGTTACCATTTTTAGAGATTGTAagaatttaaaacatattttatttcCGAGTGTAACTAAACATACTTGTAAACTTCTTCAATATGTACCAAACACCCGTACGTGTCGGGTACACCTTGGTTCTTTCCTATTAGTTCCTATTGGCTGGCCGTCACTGACGTCAGCCGACGTAACGAAGCTCGCTGGTTTGTTACCACAGTTTAACAATCTAGTCTCCCTTTACCTTATCTTAAATGGCTGTTGTGCTGAAGCAGTAAACAAACTGGTTTCTAGTATCAGGCACAAGACTGTTGAGAAACTGGGACTGCGTGGCATTAAACTGACTCCAGTCACAGCCGCCGCGCTTGGTCGGTCAATTTCTGAAATGTCGTCCTTACGTGAGCTCTCGATATCTGGGCCGAAAAGAGGGTTTCTAGAAACAAACGAGATTGAGGCATCACCAACAGGATTTGACAGAACATCTCTGGTTTCACAATTATTTACGTTCAACACAGGAGGTTGTCGTTTCTTACCCAGTTTGCGTGATTTAGAACTTTCGCGTTTAAATTTGAATGAACGGGGCTTACGTGAGCTGTTGGATAATTGGAAATTCTTCTCAGAGCTGAGATACTTAAGCCTATATGACAATCCACTGGGTGACAAGGACACGGTTCACTCTATGGTGAAAAAAGCACTGCCTCGGGTTCATGTTTTTTATTGA